A genomic window from Streptomyces broussonetiae includes:
- a CDS encoding NADH-quinone oxidoreductase subunit G, with product MTVTTNAPGAGGEAAVPPQDLVTLTVDGVEISVPKGTLVIRAAEQLGIEIPRFCDHPLLDPAGACRQCIVEVEGQRKPMASCTITCTDGMVVKTQLTSPVAEKAQHGVMELLLINHPLDCPVCDKGGECPLQNQAMSHGNAESRFDGKKRTYEKPVPISTQVLLDRERCVLCARCTRFSNQIAGDPMIELLERGALQQVGTGEGDPFESYFSGNTIQICPVGALTSAAYRFRSRPFDLISSPSVCEHCSGGCATRTDHRRGKVMRRLAENDPEVNEEWICDKGRFAFRYAQLKDRLETPLVRDADGVLAPASWPEALDAAARGLNTARSRAGVLIGGRLTVEDAYAYSKFARVALDTNDIDFRARVHSGEESDFLASRVAGRGRDLDGTGATYTSLEKAPAVLLVGFESEEEAPGVFLRLRKAWRGRKQKVFALGTHATRGLEKAGGILLPAAPGTETEWLDALGSGVGLEEPGTRAAEALRGEGAVIVVGERLASVAGGLTAAVRAAAATGAELVWIPRRAGERGAVEVGALPSLLPGGRPATDPRAREEVAAAWGLSELPLRYGRDTHHILEAAATGELSALVVAGVEVADLPDPARAREALDSVGFLVSLELRPSEVTEHADVVLPVAAVAEKAGTFLNWEGRVRYFDAALKPEQMTRRLAPTDARVLQMLADAMDVHLGLPDLRTTRAEIDRFGSWDGPRATEPHESAGVLPRPAVGEAVLAGHRLLLDQGVLQQGDEALAGTRHAARARVSAATAAEAGVKDGDVLAVTGPVGTVALPLQVTEMPDRVVWLPLNSVGTGVASDTGAQPGTLVRIGPAAVAEDAPKEVEA from the coding sequence ATGACCGTGACCACCAACGCCCCCGGCGCCGGGGGAGAGGCGGCGGTCCCACCGCAGGACCTCGTCACGCTGACGGTCGACGGCGTGGAGATCAGCGTGCCCAAGGGCACCCTGGTCATCCGCGCCGCCGAACAACTCGGCATCGAGATCCCGCGGTTCTGCGACCACCCCCTCCTCGATCCCGCCGGCGCCTGCCGCCAGTGCATCGTCGAGGTCGAGGGCCAGCGCAAGCCGATGGCATCCTGCACCATCACCTGCACCGACGGCATGGTGGTGAAGACCCAGCTCACCTCGCCGGTCGCCGAGAAGGCCCAGCACGGCGTGATGGAACTGCTCCTCATCAACCACCCGCTGGACTGCCCCGTCTGCGACAAGGGCGGCGAGTGCCCGCTGCAGAACCAGGCCATGTCGCACGGCAACGCCGAGTCCCGCTTCGACGGAAAGAAGCGGACCTACGAAAAGCCCGTACCGATCTCCACCCAGGTCCTGCTCGACCGCGAGCGGTGCGTACTGTGCGCCCGCTGCACCCGGTTCTCCAACCAGATCGCGGGCGACCCGATGATCGAACTGCTGGAGCGGGGCGCCCTGCAGCAGGTCGGCACCGGCGAGGGCGACCCGTTCGAGTCGTACTTCTCCGGCAACACCATCCAGATCTGCCCGGTCGGCGCCCTGACCTCGGCGGCCTACCGGTTCCGCTCCCGCCCCTTCGACCTCATCTCCTCGCCGTCCGTGTGCGAGCACTGCTCCGGCGGCTGCGCCACCCGCACCGACCACCGGCGCGGCAAGGTCATGCGACGGCTCGCCGAGAACGACCCCGAGGTCAACGAGGAGTGGATCTGCGACAAGGGACGCTTCGCGTTCCGGTACGCGCAGCTGAAGGACCGGCTCGAGACCCCGCTGGTGCGGGACGCCGACGGCGTCCTCGCGCCCGCCTCCTGGCCGGAGGCGCTGGACGCGGCCGCACGCGGGCTGAACACCGCCCGCTCGCGGGCCGGCGTCCTCATCGGCGGCCGGCTGACCGTCGAGGACGCCTACGCCTACAGCAAGTTCGCGCGCGTGGCACTGGACACCAACGACATCGACTTCCGCGCGCGCGTGCACAGCGGCGAGGAATCCGACTTCCTGGCGTCCCGGGTGGCAGGCCGCGGCCGAGACCTCGACGGTACGGGCGCCACGTACACCTCTTTGGAGAAGGCGCCCGCCGTCCTGCTGGTCGGCTTCGAGTCGGAGGAGGAGGCGCCCGGCGTCTTCCTGCGGTTGCGCAAGGCCTGGCGGGGGCGCAAGCAGAAGGTGTTCGCGCTGGGTACGCACGCGACCCGGGGCCTCGAGAAGGCGGGCGGCATCCTGCTGCCGGCCGCGCCCGGTACCGAGACCGAGTGGCTGGACGCCCTCGGCAGCGGTGTCGGTCTGGAGGAACCCGGCACGCGCGCGGCGGAGGCGTTGCGCGGCGAAGGGGCGGTCATCGTCGTCGGCGAGCGGCTCGCCTCGGTGGCGGGCGGCCTCACCGCCGCCGTACGTGCCGCCGCCGCGACCGGCGCCGAGCTGGTGTGGATCCCGCGCCGGGCCGGTGAGCGAGGTGCCGTCGAGGTGGGCGCGCTGCCGTCGCTGCTGCCGGGCGGACGTCCCGCGACCGACCCGCGCGCGCGTGAGGAGGTCGCCGCGGCCTGGGGGCTCTCCGAACTCCCACTGCGCTACGGCCGCGACACCCATCACATCCTCGAGGCCGCCGCCACCGGTGAGCTGTCGGCCCTCGTCGTCGCCGGCGTGGAGGTCGCCGACCTGCCCGACCCGGCACGCGCGCGTGAGGCACTGGACAGCGTCGGGTTCCTTGTCTCGCTGGAGCTTCGGCCCAGCGAGGTCACCGAACACGCCGACGTCGTTCTGCCGGTCGCCGCGGTCGCCGAGAAGGCGGGCACCTTCCTCAACTGGGAAGGCAGGGTGCGCTACTTCGACGCCGCGCTCAAGCCCGAGCAGATGACCCGCCGCCTCGCGCCGACCGACGCGCGCGTGCTGCAGATGCTCGCCGACGCCATGGACGTCCACCTGGGCCTGCCCGATCTGCGCACCACGCGCGCGGAGATCGACCGGTTCGGCTCCTGGGACGGCCCGCGCGCCACCGAGCCCCACGAGTCCGCGGGCGTATTGCCGCGTCCGGCCGTCGGCGAGGCCGTACTCGCCGGGCACCGGCTGCTGCTCGACCAGGGCGTCCTCCAGCAGGGTGACGAGGCACTCGCCGGCACCCGGCACGCCGCACGCGCGCGTGTGTCCGCGGCGACGGCAGCCGAAGCGGGCGTCAAGGACGGCGACGTCCTCGCCGTCACCGGCCCGGTCGGCACGGTCGCGCTCCCGCTCCAGGTCACCGAGATGCCCGACCGGGTGGTCTGGCTCCCGCTGAACTCCGTCGGCACCGGCGTCGCCTCCGACACCGGGGCACAGCCCGGAACCCTCGTCCGCATCGGCCCGGCGGCAGTCGCCGAAGACGCCCCCAAGGAGGTGGAGGCATGA
- the nuoE gene encoding NADH-quinone oxidoreductase subunit NuoE, with product MTTSSSERGVSLGMPELPAPAYPDDVRARLEADARDIIARYPDSRSALLPLLHLVQAHEGHVTRTGMQFCANMLDLTTAEVTAVATFYTMYRRRPSGDYQVGVCTNTLCAVMGGDEIFETLQEHLGVGNGETTDDGKVTLEHIECNAACDFAPVVMVNWEFFDNQTPGTAKRLVDDLRAGRPVQPTRGARLCTFKETARILAGFPDERPGAVEEGGSAGPASLVGLRLARGEAAPARVVHPRAQEPEDAPSAGQATEEGE from the coding sequence GTGACCACCTCTTCTTCGGAGCGGGGCGTCAGCCTGGGCATGCCCGAGCTGCCCGCGCCCGCCTACCCGGACGACGTCCGGGCCCGGCTGGAGGCGGACGCGCGCGACATCATCGCGCGCTACCCGGACTCCCGCTCCGCCCTGCTTCCGCTGCTCCACCTCGTGCAGGCGCACGAGGGCCATGTCACGCGCACCGGAATGCAGTTCTGCGCGAACATGCTGGACCTGACCACGGCCGAGGTCACCGCCGTCGCCACCTTCTACACCATGTACCGGCGCCGGCCCTCCGGCGACTACCAGGTCGGCGTGTGCACCAACACGCTGTGCGCGGTGATGGGCGGCGACGAGATCTTCGAGACCCTCCAGGAACACCTGGGCGTCGGCAACGGTGAGACCACCGATGACGGCAAGGTCACCCTGGAGCACATCGAGTGCAACGCGGCCTGCGACTTCGCGCCGGTCGTGATGGTCAACTGGGAGTTCTTCGACAACCAGACGCCCGGCACCGCCAAGCGCCTGGTCGACGATCTGCGCGCGGGACGGCCCGTGCAGCCCACGCGCGGGGCACGGCTGTGCACCTTCAAGGAGACCGCGCGGATCCTGGCCGGCTTCCCCGACGAGCGGCCCGGGGCCGTCGAGGAGGGCGGCAGTGCGGGACCCGCGTCGCTGGTGGGCCTTCGCCTGGCAAGGGGAGAGGCCGCACCCGCGCGCGTGGTCCATCCGCGTGCACAGGAACCCGAGGATGCGCCGTCCGCCGGCCAGGCCACAGAGGAGGGGGAGTGA
- the nuoF gene encoding NADH-quinone oxidoreductase subunit NuoF produces the protein MMTVAAELKDTSPEKLLAPVLSAFWDEDRSWTLDVYRRHEGYEGLRKALAMSPDDLIAYVKDSGLRGRGGAGFPTGMKWQFIPQGDGKPHYLVVNADESEPGTCKDIPLLFANPHSLIEGIVIACYAIRSSHAFIYLRGEVVPVLRRLHEAVREAYAAGYLGENILGSGLDLDVTVHAGAGAYICGEETALLDSLEGRRGQPRLRPPFPAVEGLYACPTVVNNVESIASVPAILKNGKDWFRSMGSEKSPGFTLYSLSGHVASPGQYEGPLGITLRQLLDMSGGMRPGHRLKFWTPGGSSTPMFTDEHLDVPLDYEGVGAAGSMLGTKALQCFDETTCVVRAVTRWTEFYAHESCGKCTPCREGTYWLVQLLRDIEAGKGTMSDLDKIADIADNINGKSFCALGDGAAAPIASSLKYFRKEYEQHITGRGCPFDPAKSTAWADRPEVNA, from the coding sequence GTGATGACCGTGGCAGCCGAACTCAAGGACACCAGCCCCGAGAAGCTGCTCGCACCCGTGCTGTCGGCCTTCTGGGACGAGGACCGGTCCTGGACTCTGGACGTCTACCGGAGGCACGAGGGGTACGAGGGGCTGCGCAAGGCCCTCGCCATGTCACCGGACGACCTGATCGCGTACGTCAAGGACTCCGGGCTGCGAGGCCGCGGCGGCGCGGGATTCCCGACCGGAATGAAGTGGCAGTTCATTCCCCAGGGTGATGGAAAACCGCACTATCTAGTTGTCAACGCCGACGAGTCGGAGCCAGGGACCTGCAAGGACATCCCGCTCCTCTTCGCGAACCCGCACAGCCTCATCGAGGGCATTGTGATCGCGTGCTATGCCATCAGGTCGTCGCATGCCTTCATCTATCTGCGTGGTGAAGTCGTCCCGGTTCTGCGGCGGTTGCACGAGGCCGTGCGCGAGGCCTACGCGGCGGGCTACCTCGGCGAGAACATCCTGGGCAGCGGACTCGATCTCGACGTCACCGTGCACGCGGGCGCCGGCGCGTACATCTGCGGTGAGGAGACCGCACTGCTCGACTCGCTCGAAGGCCGCCGTGGTCAACCGCGGCTGCGTCCTCCTTTCCCTGCCGTCGAAGGGCTCTATGCCTGCCCGACTGTTGTGAACAACGTCGAGTCGATCGCGTCGGTTCCCGCCATCCTGAAAAACGGGAAAGACTGGTTCAGGTCGATGGGCAGCGAGAAGTCCCCCGGCTTCACGCTCTACTCGCTCAGCGGCCACGTCGCGAGCCCCGGCCAGTACGAGGGCCCGCTCGGCATCACGCTGCGCCAGCTCCTCGACATGAGCGGCGGGATGCGCCCCGGCCACCGCCTCAAGTTCTGGACACCGGGCGGCTCCTCGACGCCGATGTTCACCGACGAGCACCTCGACGTCCCCCTTGACTACGAGGGAGTCGGCGCCGCGGGTTCCATGCTCGGGACGAAGGCCCTGCAGTGCTTCGACGAGACGACCTGCGTGGTGCGGGCGGTGACCCGCTGGACCGAGTTCTACGCCCACGAGTCCTGCGGCAAGTGCACACCGTGCCGCGAAGGGACCTACTGGCTGGTGCAGTTGCTGCGGGACATCGAGGCAGGCAAGGGCACCATGTCCGACCTCGACAAGATCGCCGACATCGCCGACAACATCAACGGCAAGTCGTTCTGCGCCCTCGGCGACGGCGCCGCGGCCCCGATCGCCTCCTCGCTGAAGTACTTCCGCAAGGAGTACGAGCAGCACATCACGGGCCGGGGCTGCCCCTTCGACCCGGCCAAGTCGACGGCCTGGGCGGACCGCCCGGAGGTGAACGCATGA
- the nuoI gene encoding NADH-quinone oxidoreductase subunit NuoI, translating to MAEEPKETKPGFLNPVAGFGVTFKAMFKKRLTEQYPEQKKTTAPRFHGRHQLNRHPDGLEKCVGCELCAWACPADAIYVEGADNTDEERYSPGERYGRVYQINYARCILCGLCIEACPTRALTMTNEFELADSSRANLIYTKEQLLAGLEEGMVDTPHAIFPGTDEQDYYRGLVTQAAPGTVRQVAVSKGEKPEDRDQDQGREVDA from the coding sequence ATGGCTGAGGAGCCCAAGGAGACCAAGCCCGGTTTCCTGAACCCCGTCGCCGGCTTCGGCGTGACCTTCAAGGCCATGTTCAAGAAGCGGCTGACCGAGCAGTACCCCGAGCAGAAGAAGACCACGGCCCCGCGGTTCCACGGACGGCACCAGCTCAACCGCCATCCGGACGGCCTGGAGAAGTGCGTCGGCTGCGAGCTGTGCGCCTGGGCCTGCCCCGCCGACGCGATCTACGTGGAGGGCGCCGACAACACCGACGAGGAGCGCTACTCGCCGGGCGAGCGGTACGGCCGCGTCTACCAGATCAACTACGCCCGCTGCATCCTGTGCGGCCTGTGCATCGAAGCGTGCCCCACGCGCGCGTTGACGATGACCAACGAGTTCGAGCTGGCCGACTCCAGCCGCGCGAACCTCATCTACACCAAGGAGCAGCTGCTCGCCGGGCTCGAGGAGGGCATGGTCGACACGCCCCACGCGATCTTCCCGGGGACGGACGAGCAGGACTACTACCGCGGCCTGGTGACCCAGGCCGCGCCCGGCACCGTACGGCAGGTCGCCGTCTCCAAGGGCGAGAAGCCCGAGGACCGCGACCAGGACCAGGGTCGGGAGGTGGACGCATGA
- a CDS encoding NADH-quinone oxidoreductase subunit J, producing MSPQLAAYTTSTGEAVQFWVLATVAVVGALGTVFMRKSVHSALSLAGTMIVLAVFYLANGAYFLGIVQIVVYTGAIMMLFLFVVMLVGVTAADSLKETIKGQRWLALLCGVGFGVLLFAGIGNASLKEFNGTGQANANGNVEGLASLIFTKYVFAFEITGALLITAAVGAMVLTHRERTERAKTQRELSEQRIREGKHVPPLPAPGVYARHNAVDIAGLLPDGTPSELTVNKTLRERGQIRDVSAEALSDLRALEQRAEERLERTEIEPATFKRSEEASK from the coding sequence ATGAGCCCGCAGCTCGCCGCCTACACCACCTCCACCGGTGAGGCCGTCCAGTTCTGGGTGCTCGCCACGGTCGCGGTGGTCGGCGCCCTGGGCACCGTCTTCATGAGGAAGTCCGTGCACAGCGCGCTCTCCCTCGCCGGAACCATGATCGTCCTGGCGGTGTTCTACCTCGCCAACGGCGCGTACTTCCTGGGCATCGTGCAGATCGTCGTCTACACGGGCGCGATCATGATGCTGTTCCTGTTCGTGGTGATGCTCGTCGGCGTGACGGCCGCGGACTCGCTGAAGGAGACCATCAAGGGCCAGCGCTGGCTGGCCCTTCTGTGCGGGGTCGGCTTCGGCGTCCTGCTCTTCGCCGGCATTGGCAACGCCTCCCTGAAGGAGTTCAACGGCACCGGCCAGGCGAACGCGAACGGCAACGTGGAGGGCCTTGCCTCCCTCATCTTCACCAAGTATGTCTTCGCCTTCGAAATCACCGGCGCTCTGCTGATCACGGCCGCGGTCGGCGCCATGGTGCTCACGCACCGCGAGCGCACCGAGCGCGCCAAGACCCAGCGCGAACTGTCCGAACAGCGCATCCGCGAGGGCAAGCACGTCCCGCCGCTGCCCGCCCCCGGTGTCTACGCCCGGCACAATGCCGTGGACATCGCCGGTCTGCTGCCCGACGGCACGCCGTCCGAGCTGACCGTCAACAAGACGCTGCGCGAGCGCGGCCAGATCCGTGACGTCTCGGCGGAGGCACTCAGCGACCTGCGGGCGCTGGAGCAGCGCGCGGAGGAGCGCCTGGAGCGCACGGAGATCGAACCGGCGACGTTCAAGCGGTCCGAGGAGGCGTCGAAGTGA
- the nuoK gene encoding NADH-quinone oxidoreductase subunit NuoK, with protein sequence MNPVNYLYLAALLFTIGATGVLIRRNAIVVFMCIELMLNACNLAFVTFSRMHGNLDGQIIAFFTMVVAAAEVVVGLAIIVSLFRTRHSASVDDASLMKL encoded by the coding sequence GTGAACCCGGTCAACTACCTCTACCTCGCCGCTCTGTTGTTCACGATCGGCGCGACCGGTGTCCTGATCCGGCGCAACGCCATCGTGGTCTTCATGTGCATCGAGCTGATGCTGAACGCCTGCAACCTCGCGTTCGTCACCTTCTCCCGGATGCACGGCAACCTCGACGGCCAGATCATCGCGTTCTTCACGATGGTCGTCGCCGCCGCGGAGGTCGTGGTGGGCCTCGCGATCATCGTGTCGCTGTTCCGTACCCGCCACTCGGCCTCGGTCGACGACGCCAGCCTGATGAAGCTGTAA
- the nuoH gene encoding NADH-quinone oxidoreductase subunit NuoH — MSPYLAAENLSMFGRDPWWLVVVKAVFCFAFLMVTVLFSIVWERKVVAWMQLRIGPNRHGPWGMLQSLADGVKLMLKEDVIVKRADKAVYILAPIVAAIPAFMAIAVIPFGPAGNEISIFGHRTTMQLTDLPIAMLYILAVASVGIYGIVLAGWSSGSTYPLLGGLRSCAQMISYEIAMGAAFASVFLYSGSMSTSTIVEQQHDRWYILLLPVSFIIYIVTMVGETNRAPFDMPESEGDLVGGFNTEYSSIKFAMFMLAEYVNMVTVSAVSTTLFLGGWRAPWPISAFWEGANHGWWPLLWFVIKVQLLLFFFIWLRGTLPRVRYDQLMKLGWKVLIPVSVTWLMLVATVRALRNEHYDFADIALYVGGGILALLLLSFVADMFREKGKTAEEPAVQEAGFDPMAGGFPVPPLPGQELPPVPRRRPRREHELIVSGGSDTVSDGLSEGKETSDG, encoded by the coding sequence ATGAGCCCGTACCTCGCCGCTGAAAACCTCTCGATGTTCGGCCGCGACCCCTGGTGGCTGGTCGTCGTCAAGGCCGTCTTCTGCTTCGCCTTCCTGATGGTGACCGTGCTGTTCTCCATCGTCTGGGAGCGCAAGGTCGTCGCCTGGATGCAGCTGCGCATCGGCCCCAACCGGCACGGCCCCTGGGGCATGCTCCAGTCGCTCGCCGACGGTGTGAAGCTGATGCTCAAGGAAGACGTCATCGTCAAGCGCGCCGACAAGGCGGTCTACATCCTGGCGCCGATCGTCGCGGCCATCCCGGCCTTCATGGCAATCGCGGTGATCCCCTTCGGCCCGGCCGGCAACGAGATCTCGATCTTCGGTCACCGCACCACGATGCAGCTCACCGACCTGCCGATCGCGATGCTCTACATCCTCGCGGTCGCCTCCGTCGGCATCTACGGCATCGTCCTTGCGGGTTGGAGTTCTGGATCCACCTACCCGCTCCTCGGCGGCCTGCGCTCCTGCGCGCAGATGATCTCCTACGAGATCGCCATGGGTGCCGCGTTCGCCTCGGTGTTCCTGTACTCGGGGTCGATGTCGACGTCCACCATCGTGGAACAGCAGCACGACCGCTGGTACATCCTGCTGCTGCCGGTCTCCTTCATCATCTACATCGTCACGATGGTCGGCGAGACCAACCGCGCCCCCTTCGACATGCCGGAGTCCGAGGGCGACCTGGTCGGCGGCTTCAACACCGAGTACTCGTCCATCAAGTTCGCGATGTTCATGCTCGCCGAGTACGTGAACATGGTGACGGTCTCGGCCGTCTCCACCACCCTCTTCCTCGGCGGCTGGCGTGCCCCCTGGCCGATCAGCGCCTTCTGGGAGGGTGCCAACCACGGCTGGTGGCCGCTGCTCTGGTTCGTGATCAAGGTCCAGCTGCTGCTGTTCTTCTTCATCTGGCTGCGCGGCACGCTCCCACGGGTCCGCTACGACCAGCTGATGAAGCTCGGCTGGAAGGTCCTCATCCCGGTCTCCGTGACCTGGCTGATGCTGGTGGCGACCGTACGGGCCCTGCGCAACGAGCACTACGACTTCGCCGACATCGCCCTCTACGTCGGCGGTGGCATCCTCGCCCTGCTGTTGCTCTCCTTCGTCGCCGACATGTTCCGCGAGAAGGGGAAGACGGCCGAGGAGCCCGCCGTGCAGGAGGCCGGATTCGACCCGATGGCGGGCGGATTCCCCGTGCCGCCGCTGCCCGGACAGGAACTGCCGCCGGTGCCGAGGCGTCGCCCCCGCCGCGAGCACGAGCTGATTGTCAGTGGCGGGTCGGACACTGTCAGTGACGGATTGTCGGAGGGAAAGGAGACGTCCGATGGCTGA